The Kosmotoga olearia TBF 19.5.1 sequence TGGACAAGATATCACCTCATTGTGCTGAACTGTCACGGTTTTTCATGAAGATTCTGCGGTTTAAGAACCTGTCGTAATTACTCCAACCGTAACCAGAAGCGTTTGATTCTCGATTTTCTATTTCTCTGAACTGCGCGATTTTGGAATCCAGGTTGTCAGCCATATGGAGAACTATGGCTTCTGTGGTTTTTGGAACCACGGGTGACCCCCACTCCATTTCGCCATGGTGCGACAGAATGAGGTGTTTCAATTCTATAAGAAGGTCTTCCGGGAAGTCGCGAATCCTACCGGCATAGTGCGTAATCATTTCCGAACCGATTGTTATATGGCCTATGAGCTCCCCTTCGTCGGTTTTATCTATTCCAGCCTGATTGAGCGAATATTCCCTGACCTTTCCGATATCGTGAAGCATCGCGCCAGCTATGAGCAAATCTCGATCAAGGGATTCTGCATATTTGTTTGAGAGAAAATCGCAGATTTCTACAACATCCAGCGTATGCTCTAAAAGCCCGCCTTTGTACGCGTGATGGACGGTGACCGCTGCTGGAGAGGTGACGAAATGTTCAACGAATTCTCTGTCTTCCTCGAAAACGCATTTCAAAAGCTGCTTCAAAGGTTCGTTTTTGATAGAATTCAGGTACTTTTCCAGAGATTCATACATTGATGGAATACTTCGTTTGGTGGTTGCGAGAAATCTCGACGAGTCGTACATACCATCTTTGAGCAGATCGAGACCATTCTGGCTGTCTAGGTTGAGCTGAAGTCGTTCCTCATAAACAACGATTCTCCCTCTAACCCTGACGAGCGAACCTATATCTATTTTTGCATCGTTTTCTTCTGCAGAATGCCAGTCTATTCCCCTTATCGTTCCGGTGCGATCAGAGAGAGTCATGAGAAGAAATTTCTTTCCATCGCGGGTTTGCTGTAAACGTTTGGAAATAACTTTCAGATCCAGTGTTACATTCATTCCCGGTTTGAGGTCGGAAACGAAAGGCATGGGGGTATCGGATCTTTGTGTCTCGTTTATTTTCTTTACCACTTCTTCTCCAAGGATATCCTTAAGTTTCATTTCATTACTCCTTTCCAGTATATAACCTTGGCACGCGGGCGGTTATTGTACAGGTTATTTCGTAGTTTATTGTGTTCAGTAAATCGGCTATTTCTTCTACCGTTATTCTTTCTTCGCCTTGTGAGCCAATCAGTACAACTTCATCGCCTATTTTTGGTTTTTTGTGCAGGTGCGTAACGTCTACC is a genomic window containing:
- a CDS encoding 3'-5' exoribonuclease YhaM family protein, which produces MKLKDILGEEVVKKINETQRSDTPMPFVSDLKPGMNVTLDLKVISKRLQQTRDGKKFLLMTLSDRTGTIRGIDWHSAEENDAKIDIGSLVRVRGRIVVYEERLQLNLDSQNGLDLLKDGMYDSSRFLATTKRSIPSMYESLEKYLNSIKNEPLKQLLKCVFEEDREFVEHFVTSPAAVTVHHAYKGGLLEHTLDVVEICDFLSNKYAESLDRDLLIAGAMLHDIGKVREYSLNQAGIDKTDEGELIGHITIGSEMITHYAGRIRDFPEDLLIELKHLILSHHGEMEWGSPVVPKTTEAIVLHMADNLDSKIAQFREIENRESNASGYGWSNYDRFLNRRIFMKNRDSSAQ